AGCTTGAAGGCGTCGCTGCGGATCTCGATGACGTTGTTCACCAGGGCGCACATGGCGGCCAGGGGGAAGGCGGAGGAGAAGAGCACCACGTAGCCGAACTGGATGAACATCTCCTGGTAGTCCTGGAAGGTGTcctggggaggaagaagaggaagaggaggaggaggaggaggaaggcattGCAGCGGGGCTTGGGGAGGATGCCCCCCATGCCCTGCCGGAGCTCACCTCGTACTTCTTCATGCAGCTCTCCACCTCCGCCTGCGTCAGCTGCGTGGAGTAATCCTCCTCGGGCGGGTCGATCCAGGAGGCTCGGTTCCGCTTGCGCCCTTCCtcctcgccctcctcctcctccctgctctcgGCCGCCCTCCTCCTCCGACCTCCCCGCAGGACGGCGACCGGCTCAGCTGCCTTGACCGGGCTTCCCGGGGGGCCTTCGgcctcatcctcatcctcgcCCAGCTCGAAGACGGAGGCGGGGTCCATGCCCTTCTCCACCATGGTGGGGCTGCCCTCCTCCAGGAAACTCTCGTCCTCGGGGCCGCCGGGCTCCGTGCCGCGCCGCTCGGCCTTCTCGATGAAGCTCACCTTCTTCAGCTTCAACCCGCAGTCCAGGGCGCTCTCGTCCTCCGAATCCGACTCGCGccgctcttcctcctcctcctcctcctccggcaccccgcagcccccgttCAGACACTTCTTCTCGCCCCGCGACCCCtcgggggctgccccggggaCTGGGGGGACTCGGGGACGGGCGAGCAGGCGGAGGACGGCGTGGGCGACCTCGCGGAGGCTGCGGAGGCTGAGGTCCCCCCGGCGCAGCCGGCGGTAGAGGTGGGGCTGCGACACCTCCTTGACGTTCTGCAGGAACTGGCGGGTGAtgagcagcgtggccagcatCTGCGTGGGGACACCGGGCAACCCGCTGTCACCCCGGGGTGCCAGCGCCCGGGTGTCCCCCTCCCGCGCCCCCATCGCCGCGGGGTCCCCGCTCCTCCCCGTGGCCACGCCGCtggagaggggggggggcacctaAAGCGGTGCCCCCCTCACCCCAGTAACACCGAGCTCGCCGGCCTCGTGCGGGCCACCGTGGTGGGGACGGGACCCCCGGGGGCTGGGGTgcgtggggggggggtcgggggtGGCATGCACGgccccccgccctccccgctCCTACTTTGGATACTCCCAGTCTCCAGCAAAAGCCCAGGAGGCCCTTAAGGAAGATGAGGGagaggtggaggtggaggaagaTGAAGGGGAGGAGAGCCTCTTTGAGCTGACGCATGAGGCtttgggagagagagaagatgaGCAGGAGCTGTGGAAGGGACAGaaggacggacagacagacagacagagagagaCCCGTGAGCGGTGACGCAGCATGCGGGGACAGCAGGAGGGGGGGGACGGGtgcgggtgctgctggctcGAGGACGTCCGTCTGTCCATCCGAGGGCATcggggaggttttttttttttttgggggggtggggggtccTCGCCGGCCCCGTGCGCTGCCTCCTTACCTCCTTGAGCCGCTCCATGTCTTTGAGGTAGAAACCGATGTAGAAAAGACTTAGGTATGAATTTACAAACTGAAACtgggggggagagagggcagGGTGAGCGCGGGGCGGCCGCCGGGACCCTCgtctgtgccccccccctctccccatccACCCCCTTACCAGGACGATTTTGATGATGAGGTGTTTCTCGTAGGCACTCTGCAGGCGGTAGTTCTCTGCGGAGCCGAGGGGGTGagtttttggggggggggtccccgcgtCCAACCCCgccgccgtgccccccccccccaaattgcCCCCGGCCCCCACGCACCCATGTCGTTCAGCCAGTAGGCGATCTTCTTGTAAACCTCGTCGCAGGTCGTGACGATGACGGCCAGGACGATTTTGGGCAGGAAGCGGATGATGCGGGGCAGCTCCTTGATGCTCAGCACAAACTCCTACGGGGATGGGGTCagcaaagaggggaaaaggggggggttGTGTGGAAGCCCCCCAGGTGCCGGGACGCAGTCTGGGACCCACCTGGAGCTGGAAGCAGCCCAGCATGACGAGGAAGACGAAGGAGAGGCAGGCGAGGCAGACGGGCAGGCTGACCAGGCACTGGAAGAGGAGGCGCTTCCACGGCGGGTAGTAGAACTCCTCCGCGCTGGTCACGGGGCTGATCCTCTTAATGCCctaattttttgggggggacagCAGCGTGTGACCCCAGTGCTGCCCTCGGGGGGACCTAGCTCAGACCCCCAGGAACAACCACAGACATCACGATGGTGCCAATTCTGCGCACCAGCCCCGGTGCCTCGAGTCCCCCTTGCGCACACAGGACCCGGAGGGACGGCGCTCAGCTCCATGGGGACCCCCTCCCCAAGGACCCCCCAAAAAGTGCTCACCCTGAACTGGGGCCGGGGCTCTTCGATGGACTCGGCGGGGGTGTCCAGCGTCCCCCACTTGTAGGCGAACTCGGCCCCGCGGCGCTTCCACTCCTCCAGGAAGAGCGTGGCCCAGATGACGTTGAAGATGGCAAAGACCACGCAGCAAATGTCCTGGCTGGTCTGCGGGGCGGAGGGCACCCACCGCACCGGGGTCagtcccctcctgtccccacaacccccccagctcagcccccacCCCATCCGGTGGTCCTGGGGAGCCTCCTAGACCCCGATCCCACTGCCCTGAGGGCTCGGGATGCGGTTAAGCAGCTGATGGGATTAGGAGCCTCCCAGCTCCGCAGCAATTAGGGCATTAAAGCATCAAAGGGAAAGGCTGGAGCGGGGAGGGAGACGTCCCCAAAAAAGCTGGGATTTGCCCCATTTCCCAGCCTCCTCGCACCTGGTCGCTCTCGGTGAAGGTGTAGAGGATGGAGCCGAAGACGGCGGGGTACACCATGGCCGAGGTGTAGAAGCCGAGCCAGGCGAAGTACATGGCGATCTTCACGCCGAAGTAGTCGCAGATCTCATCtacgggggccgggggggggtggtgagcggggccgggacccccATAACCCACCCCAGGACCCTCTGCCGGTGCCTCACCGAGCGGCTGAGCCTCGCAGATCGCCTGCACCCAGGACTTCATGAGCCGCTTGAGGATCCTCTGCTCGTGCAGCGGGAAGACCTGCTGGATGACGCCGCGGGCCGCCAGCTCCGGGACTGCGCCGCGGGGACAGGGGGTGAGGCGTGGGGACgctgctgtccccccccccctcaccccggGTCCCCAAAATGTGTCCCCAGCCAGGCCTGGCACGGCGAGGTTTGGGGTAGGGATAACGGGAAGGGTGGGCTTGGGGTGATGGAGGAAGATTGGGGCTCGGTGCCCAACCCTGGCCACGGCACGGCGTGCGCACCGCGTGCCCGCTGTCACCCCGTTTGTCACCCTGTTTGTCACCCTGTTTGTTTGTCACCCCGGGGACCCTCTGGGGGTGAGATGTGGCACAGCTGGGATGTGGGGAGGtggctggggggaggggggggtggccgtgccgtgccgtaCTCACTGATGGGCTGCCCCTCGAGGAAGTGGATGTTGTGCAGCGCCTCGCCCTGCTTGGCGCGCAGGTTCTCCAGCCAGTACCTGATGATGTTTTGCCGTTCCTGCGGCACCGCAGCGGGGTGAGCCCGGGGGTGAgcccccctgcccggcccccaGCGCCCCTCCTGTGACACCCGTGTCCCCCTGTgcatcccctccccaccccttgcCCTCTCCTGTCCCCTCTGGACCTCTCTTGTCCCCAACTTGGGGGTGTTTAACCTGGTCCCCAGCTGGGCCAGGGGGTCTCCAATCCCCTTTTTcacatggggatggggagatgACTCGTGTCCCTGCCCCACATCCACGTGTCCCTGCCCCAAATCCATGTGTCCCTGCCCCAATTCCCTATGTCCCTGCCCCATGTCCCCAAGTCCCTGCCCCCCGGCCCTCGCCCCTGAGTGCCCCACCTGAGAGGTGAAGAAGTAAAGCTCGTTCTCGATGTTCTCGTAGATGTAATCCTCCTCGCAGGAGAAGCTCCGCATGCCCCCGCCGAACTCGGCTTTCACCGGCTTCCGCAGCCCGATCTCGTCGGCCCCacgcaggaggctgcagggagcgggGACACGGCCGGGGACGTGGCTGAGGGCGCTGAGGGGGGACTGGGGGGTTGCACCCAGGGCCGGGGACGTGGCCGGGAGCCTACCTCTCGTAGGTGGCGGTGACAAAGAAGGCGTAGACGCGGGTGTGCTTGTGGTGCCGGACCTGCACGATGAGCTCGGGGATGCCCAGGCGGATGTGGTTGAGCAGCCAGAGCAGCGTGTGGTCGTCCGTGGTGTCTGGGGGCGCACGGCGCCGCTCGCACCGGCCCACGcttgtccccgtgtcccccatccccgtccctccccatgtccccaccgCGGGTACGGGGCTGTGAGGAGCTCCGGGTGCCATCGGACCCCTcctcacctccccccctccccaaagccgAAGCAGCAGCGGGCACCCCACGCATCTCCCTACCCGGGAAGGTCATCAGCACGTCGCAGTTCTCCGTGGGCACCGTCTTCATCCAGGCTTTGTGGGACATGATGTAGCGCCCGGCTTGGAGCAGCCGCTTCCCAAAAAGCTTGTCTGCCGGGGGGGGGACAAGGGGGTGAACGGCTGCGGGCACCCCCAGGCCTCCCCCCCACCTCGACCCGGATCCGGACCCCGAATCAACAATGATTCAGCTGCTGGCACAAACAAGGGGACAGGGACCCCGGTGTGTCCCCAGCGGTGGCCGTGCCAGCGGGTCGCAGTGAGGTGACGCCGGCCCCGGCTCAGGTTTCTCCTCCGGCAGCTCCCAATGCCCGAAAAAGCCCCGACAGCTGccggggaggaggcggcggtggCGCAACCTGGCAGGGTCGGGATCCCCGGTGCCACCCTgggtgtcccccccaccccccaccccgtGCTCACCTCTGCCCGCGGCCCCTCGGTGAGGCCGGGCTCCGGCAGGGCCGCGGCGCCGGGAGATGGAAAATGGCAGGAAAAATGGGGAGAGCGAAAAAGCAGCCGGTCTCCATGGAAACCCGGAGAGGCCCCGTGCCGCTGCGAAGAGCGGGGATGGGGACGGTCCCCAGGGTCCCCTTGTCACCCCCCGGCTGGGGCTTTTGTAGGGACACAGCCCCCGTCCTGCTCTGGGGTGGCCGTGCCATGGAGGCTCGCTGTCCCCATGCCCGGTGCCCCCATCGCCTCTCTCACACTGGACTGGGACCCGGCGCATCCCAAACCggcagggagggcaggacgAGGCCCCCACGGTGCCATCAGGTCCCCCCCCGCACGCCAGCAGCACCCGGCCacctccgtgcctcagtttccccctgCTGAGCCAGGGCGCAGGGGATGTCACaacagccagccccagggctgggaaggTCCCGGGGCACAGGAAATCCTGCTGGCACCGGGCACGCCGGCCCCAAAAAACAGGAAATGCCGGACCTGCTCCGGACCTGCTCCGGACTTGCTCCATCCCAACGGATGCGCCCCAGCTCCGGGCTCCCCGTCCCAAAACAAAGCAGGGCCCCAGCGCTGGCTGAGACCCGACAAACTCATCTCCCCCGCTGCCGGCGGCTCCGGGTGGGCAGGGGCCGAGCTGAAAAGCCGCCCTGTGCCCGCACCGTGGGCGAAAGAGCAGGACGGCTCCGGGCcgctcggcacggctcggcacggctcggcacggctcgcCCGACACCCCCGGGGGCACCCCGGGGGCACCCCTCGCCCACCCCGCACGCAGAAAACGCCCTCGCGGCGGCGAGGCAGGGCCTGGCCGAGCACAAACCCGGCATTGtgggtgctggcacagctgtaGGGCCGCGAGGGTGCCGGGAGGGAGACGCTTCGGGTGTGGGGATGGGGGTGTCCCCGCGGGGTCCCCAAGCTCTGCTCCGTGCAGGCACCCTGCCCGTCACACtgcgaccccccccccccagcctgagTGGGACCCCCGCTCTGCTCCGGCATGGGTGGTGACGAGCACCCATCCTGCTCggctgggggtgctgaggcTCCCAGAGGGCCACCAGCCGGCTGAATTATTTACGCCCCGCACGGGGAGCTGAAATCCTAGCTGGGAGAGCGgccggccggggagggggcaccgCACAGACACCCCAATAcacgcgtgtgtgtgtgcgtgagCCCCCACGTGTGCAAGGCCACGACAGCGCCCCGCTTCGCACCGCGAGGCCCCCAGAAAAGTGTGAGCCCCCCCCCTGCATCCCGAGGAGCTGCGGGATGGGGGGCGCGGGGACCCCAAAGCTGGGCTCGGCCGCTCGGGGCGCAGCggggctcctcctgcccaaGGTCACTGGAAGAGAAGTGGAGGAGCCGCAGGGGGGTCCTGAGCGCGGGTCCTGTCCCCCTGACcatggggaggggggtggggggacaccGCATTGACCCCCCCCCTCTGGGCACGGGGCCGTCCCTGCCCCACGTCCCCTCCCGGTGCCACCGGTGCCACCGCCGGCAGAGCCACCGAGCCTGCGGGGCCGCCGCTGTCCCTCGCTCCCCGCTTGTCCCCGCGGCCACCCGCTCACCTTGGGGTAAGGTCACCGGAGCCGCAGGGCTCTGGGGACCCCAAAATCCTTCCctacacccccccccccccgtgaaACCTGCGGCCGCTCGGGGCAGAGGCGGGCGTCATTTGGAGGCCGGACCTGCCTGCtgcgagggggggggggcacaaagtGGGTCACGCTCCCCCCCCCGTGCCGCCCCGTGTCCCAGCCTGGCCACGTCCTCGGTGCTGTCACCTGCTTGGGGGGGGCAAAGGGGGGGGCACGCgttctcctgcagccccctccccaccttgGGGACCCGCTGGCAGAGCCCTCGTCCTGCACCCGCTGCCCTTGGGGCGCACGGACCCcatctggggggggggcacggaaCTGGCAAGGGGGGACAAAAGGACCTCcacggcgggggggggggggacacgcaTGGCATGGGGGTGACCCAGctgccctgggggggggcaTTGATCAATTGATAAATCCTCGGGCGCGCAGCCCCCTGAATGCGCCCTGtcctggtggggggggggggcgcaccGAGCGGTccgggtttggggggggggggggggggggcgcgcaTCCATCCCAAACCCCAAACAGCCAGGAGAAGgcgaggagggggggggggggtgcgggcAGCACGGAGCCGTGCTGGGACCACCACGACCCCCCCCGGGCTGGCACAAAAAGAGGTGGGGGGGGGATAAaaccacctcccccccccctcctcgaGCGGCCCCGCCGCATTGAGCCGCAGGGAGCGGCCCCTTtccaccccccaaaacccagggGGGGGCCGACTCCTCCCGGTTccgtgcgccccccccccccctttttttttacgCATCCATCCCCGGTGCCACCTACCCAAAACGCCAGCGGGGGCCGGCGGCTCCGTTCGTTCGTCGGCTGCCGGGGGGGGCCTCCGGGGGGGCCGTTCGCCCTCTTGAGCTGCCGCCGGCGGCTCGGGCATggtggggggcaccggggggcgcggcgggggcaCGGCGGGGATCGGTGCATGGGGACCGCAGCGGCTTCGGTGCCTCCCGAAGCCTCCCgaagccgccgccgccgccgccgccgcgcccggccgggaggaggaggaggaggaggaggaggaggagggacaAAGGCGGCGGAGcgcagcgcccccccccccccccccctccaacccccccaACGCAGAGCAGGGGGACCCAGGAGTCCCTTcacacacccccccccctttttccatcaccccccccttccctctccatcACCCCCCCGGGGTGGAGAGGAGGGTGCGGAGcatccctgcccccccccaacccatccccagcacccccccaccccgcttggccccccccccacacacgaTGCCCCCTGCACCCCCGCATCGCCCCCCCTCCTGTGTAACCCCCCCCTccatcctcctgccccacatccCAGCCCCTCGattcgcccccccccccccagccccccaagCTGCCCCAcatccctgcccccccccccccccacctaacccgcccccccccggcacagTGCCCAGGCCCGGTTATTTCGGGTGGAGGCACGCAGGGAACCCGACCTGGGCCGTGCTGTCCCGCTGACATTTGGgagccctcccctgcccccccccaccccccaaaccAACCCCAATGACCCCCCCCGAAACCCCCGGAGTGTCACCGGGTGGGGAtcccgctgcagccccccccaggCACCCCCCATCCCTATGGCAGTGTGGGCATCAAGGTTTGGGGACCCCCATGGCTAGGTCTggcccccccctgcccccccagcTCTGAGCACCCGCGGTTATTTTGGGGCCGGCGCCGGGTGCCAGCGGTGACGCGGTGCCACCAGGAACCGTACCCAGCTGCCGCCGGGGCTCACGAGCTGGCTCCTTGCCCGAGCCAGGCCTGGccaccatccccatccccgtccccgtcccatTTttgagaccccccccccccgtggccTTGGAGCTGGAGCCGCTCCTcgctgctgcttcccctccgTTGGGCTCCTGGCCCCGTGTTCGTGGTCCATGGAGCACGGGGAGGGGATCCAGGGGGGGATCCAGAGGGGTTTGTAAAGCACGGGGGTGGTGCTGGTGGGCTGCAGCATCGCTGGGACTCCTGCGGTGCTCCTGCATCTCCTGCATCCCTCCCGCATCCCTCCTGTGTCCTCCTGCATTTCCTGCATCTCTTGCATCCAGCCTGCATCCCTGCCTCTATCATCCTGCATCTCCTGCATCCCTCTGTCTCTCCTGCGTCCCCTGAATCCCTGCCTCCAGCATCCAGCATCcttcctgcacctcctgcaTCTACACCTCCCTCATCCCGTGTCCCTCCTGCATCCCTGTCTCCATCAtcctgcacctcctgcacccACACCTCCCCCATCCTGCATCCCCCCCGTGTCTCTTCTGCATCTCCTGCATCCCCTAAACCCTGCCTCCATCCTCCTGcacccctcctgcacccccGCCTTGATCATCCCGCATCCCTCCTGCAACTCCCGTGTCCCTCCTGCACCCCTGCCTCTATCACCCTGAATCccccctgcacctcctgcaTCCCCTCCATCTCCTGCACCGCCTGCATCTCCTTCATATCTCCTTCATCCCCTGCATCCCTCCTGCATCCCCTCCATCTCCTGCATCCCTCCTGCATCTCTTGCACCCTGCCAGCATCCTTTGCCTCCATCCTTCTGCATCTCCTGCATCCCTCCTGCACCCCTGCCTTGATCACCCTGCATCCCCCCTGCATCCCCTTCACCTCCTGCATCTCCTTTGtccctcctgcaccccctgcaccccctcCATCCCCTGCACCCCCTCCACCTCCTGGGGGGGACCACCAGGGGGACCCCCGAGCTGTGGGGGACAGGACTGAGCCCCGGCAGCGCTGCTGGCCCGCTGGGGACCGGGAGGGACCGAGGGGGACCGAGGGGGACTGAGGGGGACCGGGGGGGACCCCCTCGGCCAGCCCCGCGCAGCGCCGTGCCCCACTCCGGGCGGCAGCGCTGGCGCCCGCACGGCTTCAGGCGGCTCCGCGTCATTCCCCGCCGCCGCCCAATCAGAAGCGGTATCTCGGCGTAAAGCCCGCCCTCCGGCCTGAGCGGGCCAATCGGATGGCGCGCACGGGCGCGGTGGGGCTCCCGCGCCGAGGCcgccgggaggggaggggaggaggaagaggaggagggggccggggggtgaTGGCGCTGCGCAGGGCGCTGAGCGCGGCGGGGGCGAGGTGGGGGCaccttggggggggggtggggggcattttggggggggTACCGGGAggaggggggcacggggagggggtgcgtggggagggggggctgggggggtgcaTATGGGGGGGGTGCATATGGGGGGGGTGCATATTGGGGGGGGTGCATTGGGGGGGGTGCATGGGGAGGGGGTGTATGGGGAGGGGGTGTCCGGGGGGGGTGCATGGGGGGGTGCATAGGGGGgtgcacggggagggggggtctGCAGGGAGAAAGGGGGTGCATGGGGGGGGTGCATGGGGAGGGGGTGCatggggggggcacgggggggtgCACGGGGACGGGGGGAGTTGGGGGGGGCTgtatggggctgggggtgcactgGGAAGGGGGGGTCTGCAGGGAGAAAGGGGGTGCACGGGGGGGTTGCATGGGGCAAGGGGGGCTTCGGGGGGggctgcacggggctggggggtgcattggggaaggggggggtcTGCAGGGGGAGGGGGTGGACGGGGGGGTTGCTTGGGGGGGATACATGGGAGGGGGGGTGCACGGGGGGGGCTGCACATAAGGGGGGGGCACGCTTAGGGCTGGGGGCCCTGCGGTTTGGGGGGGTgcatttggggagggggtgacCGCAGAGGTGGGTGTGcatggagggggggggatgGGAGGGGCACCCTTGGGGGTGGTGATGGAGGtgggggggcacccaggggctAGTGGGGGGTGCACAGGGAGGGGGCGCACCCCTggtggggcgggggggggtcAGTTTGCAAGAGGCAGGGGCGCACCCATACATAGGGCGAGGAGACTTGGGGGGGTGTCACACCCCTCTGCTCTATTTTGGGGTGTgcgtggggacccccccccaataTTTACGCCCCCCCAGCAGGTGGgcgcagcagcggctgtgctgcaCGGCGCGGGGGGGTGACACCATCTTCGCCGTGTCCTCCGGCCACGGGCGCTGCGGGGTGGCCGTCATCCGCACCAGCGGGCCGGGCAGCGGGGGGGCCCTAAAAAGCCTCACGGGGcgcccccagctgccccccccccgcgtCATGGCCCTGCGCCGCATCCGGGACCCCGCCACCGCCGAGCCCTTGGACCGCGGCCTCGTCGTCTGGTTCCCAGGTTAGGGGTTAAaggggggggtgtgggggggtgcCTGGCTGGTTTTGGGTGCTCACGGTGGGTTTTGGGTGCCTGGGGGGGTGTCTCGGTGCAtggaaagggttttttttgcgGGGggggctgggtgccccccaTGGCACGGTGCAGCCCCTCTTGGTGTCCCTGGCACTGTGGGGTTGGGGCTGTGTGGGGTCAACGCTGCCCCATTGTCCCCAACCCTAAGCTTGGCCTCTGGTggggggctccctgctgctccccctccccaaatccctaTGGGGATCCCTGGTGCTGTGGGTCTGGGCGCCTGGAAaggggtttttggggggggggtctgggtgCCCACcatggcacggcacagcccctCTTGGCATCCCCTAaactctgctgctggtggggggctccctgctgctccccctccccaaatccctttGGGGACCCCCGGTGCCACCCATTTGAGCTGTGCCCGGGGCTCCCCGCACCCCACAGGTCCCCACAGCTTCACGGGCGAGGACTGCGCCGAGCTGCACGTGCACGGCGGGCCGGCGGTGCTGAGCGGCGTGCTGCGGGCGCTGGGTGAGTTCCCCCGACCCCAACCCCAATCCCCTCGCGTCCTGCATCCCGGGGTGCTCCCCCAAGCTCGGGGCTCACCCGTCGGCCCCGTGGCAGGGCGCCTACCCGGGCTGCGCCCCGCCGAGCCGGGCGAATTCACGCGGCGAGCTTTCCACCGCGGCAAACTGGACCTGACGGCGGCCGAGGGGCTCGGGGACCTCATCCACGCCGAGACGGAGGCGCAGCGGCGCCAGGCGCTGAGGCAGATGGAGGGCGAGCTGGGGAGGCTCTACCAGCGCTGGAGCGAGACCCTCACCCAGGTAAAAgggggtgtttttggggtgggggggggtgtccGGGTGCTTGGGTTTTTCTCCTTCGGCGCATGGTGTGCGTTGGGGACGCGGTGGCCGGCCCCGCGCAGCCTCGTCCCCCTCGCTGCCCCCCCAGGCTCTTGCCCACCTCGAAGCCTACATCGACTTCAGCGAGGATGACAACGTGGAGGAAGAGGTGTTGTCTCGAGGtaagggggcggcggggggggggcacggcacCTTGTCCCTGCtgtcgtgtccccccccccccgccctcaCCGACGTGTCCCCGCAGTGGACGCGGCCGTGCGGGCGCTGGAGCAGGAGCTCGGAGCCCACCTGCAGGACGGGCGCCGGGGGGAGCTGCTCCGCGGGGGGGTCCACGCAGTCATCGCCGGCCCCCCCAACGTGGGGAAGAGCAGCCTGCTCAACCTGCTGTGTGAGTGGGGCGcggggggggctgctggtgacATTTAACCCCCCCACCCATCCCCTCATTTTGGGGACAGCAGCCACCTCCCCATCCCCGATGACGCTGCGCGGCCAGGAGGTCCCCGGCGTCGCCCCCACCCTGAGCTCCCcgtctccctcccccccccccgccccgttttcccccctccccaggccagCGCCCGGCAGCCATCGTGTCACCAGTGGCGGGCACCACGCGGGACGTGGTGGAGGTGTCCCTAAATGTCACCGGTTACCCCGTGGTGCTGAGCGACACCGCCGGGCTGCGCGACACCACCGACCCCGTGGAGCGCGAGGGCGTCAGCCGCGCACGGGACCGGTGAGCTGGGGACcaggattgggggggggggggacacagacAGGATTGGGGGGCACCCCCCCACACATTTTACGGTGTCAGGATGTGGCCCCGTGCCCCTGTCCCCGCAGGTTGCAGCGGGCAGACCTGGTGCTGGCCGTGCTGGACGCCACGGCCGTGCCCGCCGAGCCGGCGGCGCTGGGGGCTGCCGTGGGGTCCCTggt
This genomic interval from Aythya fuligula isolate bAytFul2 chromosome 26, bAytFul2.pri, whole genome shotgun sequence contains the following:
- the ANO8 gene encoding anoctamin-8 isoform X3, with product MPEPPAAAQEGERPPRRPPPAADERTEPPAPAGVLDKLFGKRLLQAGRYIMSHKAWMKTVPTENCDVLMTFPDTTDDHTLLWLLNHIRLGIPELIVQVRHHKHTRVYAFFVTATYESLLRGADEIGLRKPVKAEFGGGMRSFSCEEDYIYENIENELYFFTSQERQNIIRYWLENLRAKQGEALHNIHFLEGQPIIPELAARGVIQQVFPLHEQRILKRLMKSWVQAICEAQPLDEICDYFGVKIAMYFAWLGFYTSAMVYPAVFGSILYTFTESDQTSQDICCVVFAIFNVIWATLFLEEWKRRGAEFAYKWGTLDTPAESIEEPRPQFRGIKRISPVTSAEEFYYPPWKRLLFQCLVSLPVCLACLSFVFLVMLGCFQLQEFVLSIKELPRIIRFLPKIVLAVIVTTCDEVYKKIAYWLNDMENYRLQSAYEKHLIIKIVLFQFVNSYLSLFYIGFYLKDMERLKEMLATLLITRQFLQNVKEVSQPHLYRRLRRGDLSLRSLREVAHAVLRLLARPRVPPVPGAAPEGSRGEKKCLNGGCGVPEEEEEEEERRESDSEDESALDCGLKLKKVSFIEKAERRGTEPGGPEDESFLEEGSPTMVEKGMDPASVFELGEDEDEAEGPPGSPVKAAEPVAVLRGGRRRRAAESREEEEGEEEGRKRNRASWIDPPEEDYSTQLTQAEVESCMKKYEDTFQDYQEMFIQFGYVVLFSSAFPLAAMCALVNNVIEIRSDAFKLCTGLQRPFGQRVESIGQWQKVMEAMGVLAIVVNCYLIAQCGQLQRLFPWLSPEGAIISVVVLEHFALLLKYVIQVAIPDIPAWVAEEMAKLEYQRREAFKKHERQAQHHFQQQQRRKREEEERQRHAEYQARKERESSRDEAKPEAAGQDPAHEKSQGKGKGSGGASHGSDKPKRPSSLLATNNVMKLKQIIPLQGKFLSGGAGAGSTAAARSPQSPTGSDNKLPGFLSFKFLKSPETKRDAGTEKVQSPTKPFNPGKLFNFGKSEGASGNGAAATASPQPRPGPSTDGGERPGPSKSHLNGVPEDGGREEPEPRAEEESGGYKL